The following DNA comes from Saccopteryx leptura isolate mSacLep1 chromosome 7, mSacLep1_pri_phased_curated, whole genome shotgun sequence.
TGTTGCCAAAATGCAACcaagttaaaaattaagaaaatacatataaattaaaaacaggtCCCTTAAAGAAGGCAGTCAGAAACACAAAATAGAATGCACGTGAGCTGAGCCCCTTTGAGAGGTCCTGGGACAGCTATTCCCTTGAAAgggcccttctccctctctccaatTTGCCCCAGGAGAGGTCATCAGCACCGAAAAGGTAAACGGAAGTAACCTTGGCAAAGCTACCAAACAAACAACCTCCTCCCTCACTCAGGGCTGCAGCCTGCTACACGTGCGACAGGGACACCTGCTTGTGGTAGGCAGCTGCGGCGGGGCCCGCTGGCCCAGTCCTGCCTGTGAGCGCTGCGCTTGCCTCGGCATAGTCCCGGGCAGCCATGGTGCCACCGTTTTTATGGCCTCTTCGCGGGCGACAGCAACAGCGGCTGGTGAACCTCCGCCACGACTCCACAGTCTTGCTGGACCAAATCCAGACGCCAGACGTGATACCGACCACGAGGCACATGAAGTACTTGAGCATGAGCACCCAGTACTCCGGCTTGGCCCGTGGCTGGCCCGAGTCCGGACCTGGGCACGCGCAGGTGAGCGCAGCCTCCCAGCTCTCGCGATAGTGCTGCTCATACAGGTAGCAGGCCACCACAATGCTGGCTGGCACTGTGTAGAGCAACGTGAAGATGCCAATTCGGATCATGAGCTTCTCCAGCTTGTCCGTCTTGGTGCCACCCTGCTTGATGACGCTACGGATGCGAAAGAGCGACACGAAGCCTGCCAGGAGGAAGAGTGTGCCCACCAGCAGGTAGAGAACCAGAGGGCCCAGCACGAAGCCGCGCAACGAGTTCAGGTTCTGGTTGCCCACATAGCATATTCCAGCCACTGGATCCCCGTCCACAGAGCTCAGTGCCAGTGCGGTGATGGACTTGACGCTGGGGATGAGCCACGCAGCTAGGTGGTAGTACTGTGCATAGCCCGCGATGGCCTCATTGCCCCACTTCATGCCAGCTGCCAAGAACCAGGTGATCGACAGAATGACCCACCAGATGGAACTGGCCATGCCGAAGAAGTAAACCAGCAGGAAGACAACAGTGCACAGCGCAGGGCCCGTCGTCTCATAGTGAATGTGGCTGTGCTCACGGCTGCAGGCAACACTGGCATGGCCCACAACCAAACGCACCAGGAAGCCCAAAGACACGCACAAGTAGCAAGCTGACAGGAAGATGATGGGGCGCTCAGGGTAGCGGAAGCGTTCCATATCTATCAGGAAGGTGGCCACCGTGGTGGAGGTGGAGATAAAGCATAGCACTGACCACAGGCCGATCCAGAAGGTGGCGAACGTGCGCTCATCCGGGCTGAAGGAGGGCTGGTAGCAGGGCACCGCGCAGTTGGGGACCTGGCCCGTCCGCACCTTGTTGTAGAGCGGGTGCGACTCCTTCAGGATGGGCACGAATGGCTCACGGCACTTGCACACGGATGGCCCTCCGGCAGCGCACTCGCCTCCGGAGGACGGCGCCCCTGGAGGGCCTGGGAGGGTGGGCTTGAGCGGGAAGAGTCTAGGGGGCACCGTGGTGGTCTCGCTGCGGTTGTAATCCATGCACAGGACCTCAGCGTCGCGCCCCAGCACGGGGAGGCGGTCGCAGCTCATGCGCTCCGGCCAAGCGAAGCCGTACTGCCGCATGAGTGGCGAGCAGCCGGCCTTGGCGCGCTCGCATACGGAGCGGCAGGGTGGCAGGGGCTTGTGATAGTCGGGCAAGCAGATGGGCGTGTACATGGAGCATAGGAAGAAGAGCAGGTCCGGAGAGCAGTGGATCTCCACCAGAGGCCAGAACTGGTGCACCTCCAGGCCCGCCTCGTCCTGCGTGTCGTGGTTGAACTGGTTGGGCATGTGCGTCAGGTTGTAGCCTATGCCGCGGCACATGGGTACCGTGATTTCCTGGCACACTGGGGCCTTGGAGGCGGCCACCGCCCGGCCTGCCAGCTGcgccaggagcagcagcagcagcgaggGAGGCGCAGAAGGGTCAGGCCGAGCCAtagcctcctccctcccctcgccTCGCACAGCCCGCGCGGGGCCAACGCAGACAGGGGAAATCTGGGCCAGAGCTTCCCTCTGCGCGGACTTGTGTGTGGCGCTGGGGCTGGCAACCTGttggttctttttctcttcaaGAAATCCGCCCCAAGATAAACTGTTTCAGGAAGGCGCTGCCTTCCTCCGCGCTGAGCTCTTCGCAGGACAGGGTTGGGGAGGGGCGGTTAGGGCTCCGATTCCAGCGaaagtattctttaaaaaaagaagaaaaattacaacCTCTCCCAGTTAGAGGGGAGTCAATGTCTCAGTCCCCGCAACCGGTCTCCAAACCTCTAGATTAAGCTCTCCctactcttctctcccctccacctccagAAACCAAACTGCTGAtaccccgccccaccccgcctcCCTTTCCACTGGGCCCTCCAGGCTGGACCGCGGGGTCAGAGAGAGCAGCCCCTTCCAGAACAGGACGGTGGGGCAGGGGAAACGGGGAGAAGGGGAAGGCGCGGGCTCCTACCTCCGCGGATCCAGAGAGAAGATATTCTGCAGCTAGCCTGGGTCCTCCGTCCCTGGGACACTCCGCTCAGAAACGCGACTCAGAGCCAAGCTGGCAGCTGGAAAGTTTGGCGATAGACTGAGTATCCGAGGAGGCGGCACATGGCAGCAGGTGGAGGCGTCTCAGAGAGGGGGTCTGAACGCGATCGCCACAGGCCGGTCACTcgccctctcctcctccagggccCCCCGCATGATCCGGGCAGGGCAAGGCAGGGGCAGGCCGTGCGTTCCTCCGGGCTCCCGAAGCCGCACGCAGGGCGAACGCGCCCGCAGCACCTAGGCGAGAGGAAGACGGTGTGTTGTGACCGGGAAACTCCGCCGCCTCACAGCCCCACGCACAGCCGGCGCTGGCCCCGCCGGGACTGCATGGTGCGTGCCCGCCGCCGCGTCCCGGCCGCCGCTCGCCTACTCCCCTGCAGGGGGCTCCTTGCTCTAGTCAACTCCTGGGGGCGGTGGCGGCGCTCCTGGGACGCGCCTGGCTCGGCTCCTCCCCCGCGCACTCGCACCCTTTCGCCCACCTCGGGCTGGCGCTGAACAGCGCGCGGCGGTGGCTAGAGCGGCGCAGGAGTCACGGCCGCAGGCGGACTAGCCTCCCCAGCTCCGCCCGGTCACCTGCTTCTAATGCCCGCCGGGAGGCcccgcccaggccccgccccctcgaGCTGGGGCTCGGTTGGTGGGCAGCCCGCTGGCTCTCCGCGCGTCCCCGCCCACTGCCCCTAGAGCTTAGCCTCTCCTCCTGGCGCCCTCCGGTCCCGCCCTGAGCGGGCAGCCGAGCAACGCTGGCCAATCGTGGGCTGGGAAGCCATGAGGGCAGGGCGAATGCTTAACCCAGCCTCCTTGAGACCCGGGGCGGGAAATCCTACCTACGTGTCCCAAGGAGTTCTCTGCTGGCGCCTGCGGGCGCTGGGCTCAGTTTTCTGTAATGTTCTAGCTTATGAATCTTTGCTCCCAGGGTCCCCGTCAGGTCTCCTGTCTGCAGCTAAACGTTCTTACAGAGTCCATCGTTTATTTAAAAGAACTGCTCAAGGAATCATTCTTAACAGTGGTACCTGTCTCTTCTCTGTGCTGTCCTCATACCAGTTGAGCTCAGGTAGAGAACAGCAAACGCTTACTGATCCCCTACTGTATACCGGACAGCGGGTTAATTGTGTAGATCTTAATGTAAGATCTCAGATTCTTGCAACAATTCTATGAGGCAGGTATTCCTTACAGAAGAAACAGAGGTTTAGGAACTTAACCGAGGTATCCGAGCTAATGATAGATCCTCGAGAAAAAACCTCAACCTAGCCTAGACTATCTCGTTCCCTGCGGTATTCCAAGCGCCTGAAACATAGTAGGCGCTCAAATGGCAAATCCGATTTCGAACCCAGTTAGTTGGGACGCAGCATCAACAATTTTAACCGCGCTCCCAAGGCTTTAaccgtttttgttgttgttgttttgtttgtttgtttttgcatttccTAACAAAATCTTATGGTTGTggcaagtgattttttttctgtccttgcAAGACTCGAGAGATGTTAATCCTTTAAAATCCTAGGCAGTTCCCCGCAGAGAAAAGCAACGCTGGCTCCGGGCTCTGTAATGGGCAGGGCGCTGGGCCCCCTGGGGACTGCGGGCTGCGTAGCGGCACAGCCGCCAGCCGCGGAGGGCCGGGGGGCACAATGAGCAACCACCGCCTGCGGAAGACCTGCTGAGCGCCCCGACTGCGGGGACACACAGTGGCGCTCTTcagataggtttttctgttgcCAGTTTTAAATGTCCTAAAAACGCCTCTTTCTACGTGTTCTAATTAGGTTGGAACACTGAGGTGTTGAGCATACTTGAAATTCATTCACAGGCTTACAAAGAAGGTCTGAATTGTTTCCCATTCCCCCACCTCTTCCTTCTGGGAAGGAGGTGAAAAAAGGTTGGAGGGGGAACTTGAAGGATTCAGGACTGGACTAAAGGGGCGAGATAGGCCGCGGTTATTATTCTCGTATCCTGGATTCCATTTTGTACAGATTGAGAAAGGCTAAATGGCAGgctaaccctctccctcccctcttacCAACAACACATTGTGAGAAATAATGAAGAATATGTGTATTAACCCCAGCCTCATagttaaaaggaataaatatcaaTAGCGTCACAATCAAAACTACTAATAAGTATGGTTTACCTGTACATTAAGTCTTTTATTCCCTGGAATTCTACAGGTGTCCATATTTTACCTCTTTTGGTTTTTTGGAAATACTTGGCACTTTGGGTCGGCAAACTTCCCAGGGTTGAAGGTAGTGGGAGTTAAAAAGCTATGAAGTAGcaatcaaaaagaaagagaaaccctCAGTGGAAAGTATGTGCAGACTGTGAACATGCCAGGGGAAGGCTGTCTAATTCTGCACCCTTTATGCAACGCGTGTATTATTGGGGATGGACAAGTGTTggctaataataaaaattatttgaagttgGAGAATGTTAATCACTCCCGCTGGAATTTATGCAGAATACTTGTGTTATTTCACATGGTTCTGACTCAAACAATATTATCTACTGGTTTGTAAACTTCTCTctgcaaagagagaaaaatgttatttttgcttGATTAGTAATAACAGCAGAAAACTTTGccaaaacttttattttgcatTGTATAGTTTTTTGTATCATttgaagttttgctttttttttttttttttacatatatttaaagacagTTTAAAATACGGCGACTGTTTAACAGGTATTAGGCACTgtgttaaataatttgtttatgttagttcatttaattctcacaacagatAAAACTGGCACTGTAATGACTTGCTTGAAGTTACTTATTTAGTCATTGAAAAGAATTGATATCAAAATTTTCTCCTGAGTCATAATTTGTTATCCAACAAACTAGAAAACACTAGATTATTTTTAAGATGCATTTTAAACACTCAGAACATTGGCAAACATTCTAGTCTACTAATTTATTCATATagctttccatccatccatccaataaaCAACAATTTCTGAGTTGAAGACACCACTGCTATATTAAACATGTTTCTACAAAGCCAAAttcatgaaatttaatttaaattgttATCCAGGGTATATTGATGAAATACAGATGATGATGCTAACTGGCTATCCCATTTAGTAAGTGCATGACATTCCAAAAGTTTTGATGTATTGGTTTTGGATTCTGTCTTCAGGGAATAGTGACAGCATTTTTATTCTTACTAGACTTGTGTTGATTATACATGTATTATTCTGTTGAGACACTGGAACAGTCTTGATTAGATGCCTTCAATAAAGTTATGAAAcaaatggatgagtgaatgataACTGAgattaactttttaaactttggCAACTGGCATACAGCTTACCTTATGAGCTGTTTGTAAGGTTGGTCATACCTTGTTAAATGTAGCATTAGTCCAAACCTTGGCTCTTCCTTAACTAGTTGTGCCGCGTTGGGCAAGTCACCTAACAGCAGGTCCTCTTTCCTCGTCTATGAATGGGGTTACAAATAGTTGTCTACCTCATAGAGTTGCATTGAGGGGTAAATAAATTGATATGGTAAAGGGCTTAGAACCATGTCTAGCACCTGATAAGTCTTTATaggttttagtttttgttttgttctttagtgagagagacagagacagggagatgaatagatagggacagacagacaggaagggagagagatgagaagcatcaattcttcattgcagtctcttagttgttcattgattgctttctcatatgtgccttgactgggggcctccagccaagccaataaccccttgctcaagccagtgaccttgggcttcaagccagtgatcatgggatcatgtttatgatcccacgctcaagccagtgggatctcagggttttgaacgtgggtcctcagcatcccagactgatgctgtatccactgtgccatcacctggctATAGGTCTTAGTTATTACTATTAGCTTTTATTATGGTtcattctatttttctgttttccaatcTTGTATATTTCCTTTTGTATATTAGTTTAATAATGAAAACATAGTTACACTTTTTAGATGTATTTTGTGTCCAAGCACACTCCCAGCTATCATTCACTATCTCTAGCATTTAGATACCAGCTACATTTGATGCCAAAGCAGGGATCATTTCACTTGCCCTGGATCAAAGTGCACACACTTGACATCCCCAAGCAGCCCGGGAGCTGGCACAGGATAGACACCCGCGAGCTAACATGAGTCCCTCGCAGGCATTTTCAGACTAGCTCCTTACATGTCCTAGAGCATTTCTGATTAGTCCTCTTCAAATCAGACACCTCGAGACAGGAAACCAACACATTAACCAGAGGATTAACATGATGAGTCATTTGTCCAGGTTCATAATGAGAATGTCTTGTTCACATTAGAGGTGGAATAATTCAACTATAATCTTTAGTCTTCTTCCTTCCCCCACTGTGGTGGAGATTATAGAAAGTAaaagcttctttcttttctcccagagGTAATGGAAGTGCTAATCTTTCCCACATTGAGCGATGGCTCTCAGCTGTACATTACAGTCACCTAGGGAACTTGAAGAAACACTGGTGCTTGGGACCTATTAAATCAGAATCTGTGGTGTAGGGCTCCAAACATtgctttctggttttgtttgtttgtttttggtgctgTTTTGTTTCTaactctccaggtgattctgattgTCATCTAGTGTTGAGATCCACTGACACAGACAGTTTTGTTGTGTCCTCAGTACAGCCCCAGACTTTGGGCTGGCTGCATCCTCTGCAAAAAGGGTTCGTCACCTCCGTGTATACTATACTGAGGAATACCTCAGGAGCAAGTATTAGGAAAGTGCATTCTGATCTAATCCACGGGAATATGTGCTGAGGAAAAAATAATGTAGCAACAAAACAGTAGTACAGTGATGGTCCAGTTAACAACAACGATGACCGTAATGACAGCAACGGATAGGTATGGAGCATTTCCGATGTGTGTCCACTGTGCTGAGCATGCTACATACAGAATCTGTTCTTCCCCCCAACCTGCAAGATTGatgttattatccctattttatagatgaagaaactgaggttcagacagGTTAACTTGTTACACAAGGTTACATACCTTCCAACTTGGGCTTTCCTGACTCCGAAACCTCTGCTATTACTGATTGCAGGGCACGTTATAATCCCAGCAGCGAGGGTCCTGAGAACCACCCGACAGTAAACCTCGAGATGAACAACTTTTCTTGTTCCTTAACATCCCTTTCCTGGGGGCCCCGTCAAATCTTCAGTTTTAGTGTTTGTGGGGGCTAAAGTGTGGGAAATCTGATGGCTCGGGATTATTCTAGAATCCAGTGTAAGTCTAGAGCACTTGTACTTTGGGCTTTGCAGACCAGGCTGGTATCTTGGCAGAGGACATTTCGGTACAGTAAATATTGAAGCTGTACACGCTGCGAGCCAAGCTCTGTGGTGCCAGGCACGCAAACATGATGAAGCATGGACTGACCAGGAGGGCACAGTGGGCACACGGGGAAGCCCCAGGCTGTGCGTGGAAGGCTCAGTGCATGTTAGGTGATCTATCAGTCAGGGTGTAGTACGGGAAACAGAACCCACTCTAGGTCCTGCAAGCAGGGAAAGATCCCAAACTAGGAAGCAAGCAGGGGCTCACCAAACTGTCGGAAAGGCTGGAGGGCCGAAGCCACAGAGCCGCTTCTGGACCCACTACAGGAGCTCTGTTACAGAAGCCAGGATCGGGCTGCTGCTGCGACTCCTTCTCGCACCTATGAAACTGGTGACtagacacagagacaggaaacTGAAAACTGAGTCCTAAAGTGTTAGACGCCTTTTAACATTACTTCTCAAACCTGGCTTGCCTGAAGCAATAGTAGCAGAATGGTGCCTTCTCCTTGCATCTGCCTGCCGAATCTCACAGAAGTGCGCCTGGTTgaccaaatattatatatttcagatCCAGACCCTAGCTGCAAGGGAATCTGAGAAATGTGGTTTCAAGGTTTTCAATCTCTCCACCTAGATTACTGGAAGGATAGAATTGAGGCCTGGAGAGACAATGCTCCGTGTCTGCtacatgtgaaaaaaataagGATTTCCTAGACAGAGGAATCAGCAAAAGTACAAGACTCACAGCCATGAAAGGGCATAGTACAAGTAATGGGCAGCTGGGCATGACTAGACTATTGGGGAGTAACAGAAGCACTGACTCAAGGCTTTTGCCTGGAAGTGCACTCTGTTTaatcaatgtattttttaaattaactagaTTCAAACATACACTCAACACATTGCACTTTTTTATTGCTATAGTACTGGGTTAATTCAACTAATAAATCTGCTAGTGCAGATGGAGAAAGGAAAtgagcagaaaacaaaaacaaaaataaaccacaaaaGAGAACAGACAAAAGTGCCAGGTGATATTCATCCACCAAGAAAACAGAACCTTAACCTTCTTCAAGCTTAATGTCATAAATATGGTTGATTGCCTACCCAAGAGtgatctcccctttctctttcctaacAGAACCCcacttttgggttttgttttgccGGGAGTCTACCATTTTCTGCGTAGCCGTCTGCTTCAGAAGAGGCATGAGCTCCAGGCTAACTCCCAAGAAGTAACACGTGACTGCTCCACATGATCATATTGCTCCCCTTCTTAATAGTATGTAGGTTACATGTGTGCATGGGACACAGTTCTGGCCAATAGGGAGTGGGCTAATGAGAGGCACGTGTGTCAGGGGTTTCTGGGAAAGATTCTACTCAGAAGGAAAATCAGTGTTCTTCCCCGCTGGGTATTGTTTTGTCTGCATGTGATGCTTACCTCGTGCCATCTTCCGAATGCGAAAGACCAAAGCCGACACTGAGGAAGGACAGTGTTGAGACTGACTGATCTGCCTGCTCAAGACTTCTTGTTCTGTGATTCAATACACTGCTTGTTTCCAAGCCAACTCAGCCAGTGTTTTCTGTCTCTTGCAACCAAAAACCTTGTAACCCTACGTGCAATCTGTACATTTCAGAGGAGGATATGTCCAATTGAATTTAGCTAATGGAAATCTCTGGAGGAGATTTAAGACAAAACATATTCCTTCCTTTTTCACCAGAAAATTGTTATTAATTCTTCAAAATCATTCAAGACCCAGTTAAATGTCCCTTCTGTCAAGCTGAGTTATTTGTGCAACTGCCTGCACTCCAACAGCCCTTCCATCGCTCTTCCGTTATAGCATTTAGCTCatccattttttcaaaaaatatttactgtattgAGTACCTATTATGGGCATAGTAATGTTTTAGGCACAGGGAACTAGCTACGTGGAGATTCCAGTCTAGTGGGAAGacaggaaataaatgaaaaaatataaatatttatataaatatggtGACTCatcaaagggaagaaaagaattcTTATAGAAGCATTTAAAAGCAGGAGACATAACTacctcaaaatttattttatcgtTATGTGATTTTCTGTTCATCTATCAGGTGTTTTTCCCTACTAGATTGTGTATTCATGCAATCTCacacctcccacccctgccctgggAGACCGTATTTTCAAAACACAGTTGCAAAAGTTTCCCCCATCTTGCGTGTTCTGCAACCTTGCCATACCTCATGGGGGAGAGAAGGTAGGAACTCTGAAGTCCCCTCCCCTTGAATCTCAGTAAACTTGTGGTGGTTTTGACCAATAAAATCTGTTGGAAGTGATGCTATGGGCATCTGGTTCTCTAGCAACATGTTTTCTTGGCCTGTTCCTTCCTGTGACACTCCTTCTTGGAACCCACACGCAGATACACCAGTTGATAGGATAGTCCCAGCTGAGTGAACCTGAGAGCTCATCCCAGGCCAGGTGTCTGACCTATGAGTAAAAAAGCTTGCCAGTGATTCCAGTCCTCACCCCCAAGTCACCCCCAGATATTTAAGACTTCCCAGCTGAAAGCCGAGACAGGCCATCCCTGCTGTGCCCTCTGCAGACTGCTGATCCCCAGCCTCCATGATCCCCGGGAAATGCCTAGTGGTTTACACCACGCCTTTGGGGTGGTTTGTCACACAGGAGCAATGACTGGAATACCCCCAAATCTACTTTCCTGTGAAATTTTAGAGGACcgagtagaattttttttttctttttacctgacCTAGTTGGTGATCAACTTATGCACTGAAGCTTGAGAACTTTCATCCATCTCACTTTCATCCTATTGAGTCTCACTGTTGATGATATGCATGAGAAAGGTCTCatcttttaaaacacaaatcttCACCATTGATCTTAATATCCTGCTGCAGAGAGTTCCCCAGGTCAATTGTGTGTAGTGGGAGAAAAAAGGATctccttttatccattttaaacaTGGTTCCTTTTCATCTCATCTTGTCCTCTTGTTCTTCCCCAAGTAAAACGGTTTCCATTTTGTGGGTACCTCAACACCGGGAACTGAGTTGAGACCATAATCTATCTTTGAGCTGGTCGCCCAGAAGGCCTTGGGTGCCCTGGGACACGGAGCAGTGGATTGTAGCTGGTGACTTACAGGTGAAGGAGCACAGTAGTATTCTAATTAGTCACAAGTTTAGTTCCAGGTTTATAAAAAAACAGTCTCTAAATTCTACAAGAGGCGATGAGTATCTGCTCAGTGGAACACAGTATAGTGGGAAGAACACTGACTAGTTCATGGACAATCTTGGATTCAAGTCTCAGCATATGAGCCAGCTGGGTGCCCTTGGGCACAACACAGTCTCTCTGGGCTTCGTTCTCCTCAATTATAGAATGAGGGGATTCAACTGGAGAGTCC
Coding sequences within:
- the FZD5 gene encoding frizzled-5, with product MARPDPSAPPSLLLLLLAQLAGRAVAASKAPVCQEITVPMCRGIGYNLTHMPNQFNHDTQDEAGLEVHQFWPLVEIHCSPDLLFFLCSMYTPICLPDYHKPLPPCRSVCERAKAGCSPLMRQYGFAWPERMSCDRLPVLGRDAEVLCMDYNRSETTTVPPRLFPLKPTLPGPPGAPSSGGECAAGGPSVCKCREPFVPILKESHPLYNKVRTGQVPNCAVPCYQPSFSPDERTFATFWIGLWSVLCFISTSTTVATFLIDMERFRYPERPIIFLSACYLCVSLGFLVRLVVGHASVACSREHSHIHYETTGPALCTVVFLLVYFFGMASSIWWVILSITWFLAAGMKWGNEAIAGYAQYYHLAAWLIPSVKSITALALSSVDGDPVAGICYVGNQNLNSLRGFVLGPLVLYLLVGTLFLLAGFVSLFRIRSVIKQGGTKTDKLEKLMIRIGIFTLLYTVPASIVVACYLYEQHYRESWEAALTCACPGPDSGQPRAKPEYWVLMLKYFMCLVVGITSGVWIWSSKTVESWRRFTSRCCCRPRRGHKNGGTMAARDYAEASAALTGRTGPAGPAAAAYHKQVSLSHV